AAGGCCTCGTGCGCGCGCTGGACGACACCTACGAACGCGTCGATGACTGGCGTTGGCACGCGACCGTGGTGACACACGGGATGGAGCGGGTGCGGGCGACGTTCATCCTGGACGGCGACGAGCTGACGGTCGAGACCAACAGCGGCCCGCGCATGGACCGCGTCCTCTCCGCGCTGCGCGAGCTGCAGCCTGGCCTCGAGCTGGTCGAGGACGTGCGGCGCACCATGGATGACCTGCCGAGCGAACCCACGCGCGCCCCGCTGGCGTCATCGTCCGGGCCGACGTCCGACGACCCGGACCTGCTGGCTGCGCTTGACCAGCTCGTGCGCCAGCACGAGCAGGCATGGCTCGATGAGTCGATCCCCGCGCTGGCGGGGGTCACGCCCCGCGAGGCCGCTGCCGACCCGACGCGGCGTCCGGACCTGATCCGGCTGCTCGACAGCTTCCCGCCGGCCACCGGCCCGGGCCAGATGGACCCGGACCGACTGCGCACGGCTTTGGGGTTGTGACGTCACCGGGCGAACGCAGCGCCAAATCTCGGATAGCGCTCGTTTTGCGCACCGTTGCCCGTCTGAACGGCCGAGTCGCCGTTATTGGGAGTGCTTGTGGTTGCGCTATTGTCGTCCCGGAGCAAATGCCCCGTTCCCCGGCTGAGTGAGGAATTCCCGCAATGGCGCAGAAGGTCAGCATCATCTTGGTTGACGACATCGACGGCAGTGAGGCCGACGAGACGGTCCGGTTCGGTCTCGATGGTACGAATTATGAGATCGACCTGAACGCCCAGCACGCCCAGGAATTGCGCGACACGTTGGCGACCTATGTCGGCCACGCCCGCAAGTCCGGCTCGGGTGGACGCCGCGGCGGTGGCCGGGGCCGGTCGACCAACAGCAGCGGACCAAGCGCCGCCGACATCCGCGCCTGGGGTCGCGAGAACGGCTACGACGTCCCCGAGCGCGGCCGGATCCCGGCCGAGCTGCGTGAGGCGTACGACTCCGCCAACTGACGGCGTCGGTGAGCGGCAACGGTTGGTCGAGCTTGTCGAGACCACCGCCGGGCTCGCATTCGCGTTCGTCCTCGGCTGCCCTTTATCCACCTGCAGCTCGCCGTGGCGACAGCGCGATCGTGACGCTTGCCTTCCGGACCGTTTATCGGCTCGATCTGGTCAGTCAATTGTGAAGAGTGTCGTCGTCGAGTTCTTTTCGGTGGCTACGGGTTCTTGAAGACATCGTGATCGCCGACTCGACGCCACCGGCAGCGCAGTTCACCATCCACGGTGACCAGCTCGAAGGTGGCTCGGCCGTCGGGGCTGGCGAACGACCAGGTCATTTCCAGGACGCCGTTTGCGCCCTGAACGGCCTTCACCCGCAGCGAGACTGGCCACGGGGTGGC
The nucleotide sequence above comes from Nocardioides massiliensis. Encoded proteins:
- a CDS encoding histone-like nucleoid-structuring protein Lsr2, whose translation is MAQKVSIILVDDIDGSEADETVRFGLDGTNYEIDLNAQHAQELRDTLATYVGHARKSGSGGRRGGGRGRSTNSSGPSAADIRAWGRENGYDVPERGRIPAELREAYDSAN